The Oncorhynchus tshawytscha isolate Ot180627B linkage group LG18, Otsh_v2.0, whole genome shotgun sequence genome has a window encoding:
- the LOC112238077 gene encoding high mobility group nucleosome-binding domain-containing protein 3 isoform X8, with product MPKRKSAEGAGAKDASKVTKQEVAKQEVAKQEVAKQEPTRRSERLSSKPAPPKPVEVKPKKAIAKKPVDDKTMKGKKGGAKLKREDGPSHNRQTLTEETEAVGAGSDEEKA from the exons ATGCCTAAAAGGAAG TCTGCCGAAGGGGCTGGTGCCAAGGACGCCTCTAAAGTCACTAAGCAGGAGGTCGCTAAGCAAGAGGTCGCTAAGCAGGAGGTCGCTAAGCAAGAG ccCACCAGACGGTCAGAGAGGTTGTCATCG AAACCAGCTCCTCCCAAACCGGTTGAGGTCAAGCCTAAGAAGGCTATCGCCAAG AAGCCGGTGGACGACAAGACCATGAAGGGAAAGAAAGGAGGAGCTAAGTTGAAGAGGGAGGATGGCCCCTCCCATAACCGACAGACTCTTACAGAG GAGACTGAGGCTGTGGGGGCGGGGTCTGACGAGGAGAAGGCATGA
- the LOC112238077 gene encoding high mobility group nucleosome-binding domain-containing protein 3 isoform X1: MPKRKSAEGAGAKDASKVTKQEVAKQEVAKQEVAKQEPTRRSERLSSKPAPPKPVEVKPKKAIAKKPVDDKTMKGKKGGAKLKREDGPSHNRQTLTEICVSRSSVSVTYYRSLAPYSMSVRGPSETVRVNGD, from the exons ATGCCTAAAAGGAAG TCTGCCGAAGGGGCTGGTGCCAAGGACGCCTCTAAAGTCACTAAGCAGGAGGTCGCTAAGCAAGAGGTCGCTAAGCAGGAGGTCGCTAAGCAAGAG ccCACCAGACGGTCAGAGAGGTTGTCATCG AAACCAGCTCCTCCCAAACCGGTTGAGGTCAAGCCTAAGAAGGCTATCGCCAAG AAGCCGGTGGACGACAAGACCATGAAGGGAAAGAAAGGAGGAGCTAAGTTGAAGAGGGAGGATGGCCCCTCCCATAACCGACAGACTCTTACAGAG atctgtgtGTCTCGCTCCAGTGTCAGTGTGACCTACTACAGAAGTCTTGCTCCCTACtccatgtctgtcagaggacCGAGTGAGACAGTCCGTGTCAACG GAGACTGA
- the LOC112238077 gene encoding high mobility group nucleosome-binding domain-containing protein 3 isoform X3, with protein MPKRKSAEGAGAKDASKVTKQEVAKQEVAKQEVAKQEKPAPPKPVEVKPKKAIAKKPVDDKTMKGKKGGAKLKREDGPSHNRQTLTEICVSRSSVSVTYYRSLAPYSMSVRGPSETVRVNGD; from the exons ATGCCTAAAAGGAAG TCTGCCGAAGGGGCTGGTGCCAAGGACGCCTCTAAAGTCACTAAGCAGGAGGTCGCTAAGCAAGAGGTCGCTAAGCAGGAGGTCGCTAAGCAAGAG AAACCAGCTCCTCCCAAACCGGTTGAGGTCAAGCCTAAGAAGGCTATCGCCAAG AAGCCGGTGGACGACAAGACCATGAAGGGAAAGAAAGGAGGAGCTAAGTTGAAGAGGGAGGATGGCCCCTCCCATAACCGACAGACTCTTACAGAG atctgtgtGTCTCGCTCCAGTGTCAGTGTGACCTACTACAGAAGTCTTGCTCCCTACtccatgtctgtcagaggacCGAGTGAGACAGTCCGTGTCAACG GAGACTGA
- the LOC112238077 gene encoding high mobility group nucleosome-binding domain-containing protein 3 isoform X4 — MPKRKSAEGAGAKDASKVTKQEVAKQEPTRRSERLSSKPAPPKPVEVKPKKAIAKKPVDDKTMKGKKGGAKLKREDGPSHNRQTLTEICVSRSSVSVTYYRSLAPYSMSVRGPSETVRVNGD; from the exons ATGCCTAAAAGGAAG TCTGCCGAAGGGGCTGGTGCCAAGGACGCCTCTAAAGTCACTAAGCAGGAGGTCGCTAAGCAAGAG ccCACCAGACGGTCAGAGAGGTTGTCATCG AAACCAGCTCCTCCCAAACCGGTTGAGGTCAAGCCTAAGAAGGCTATCGCCAAG AAGCCGGTGGACGACAAGACCATGAAGGGAAAGAAAGGAGGAGCTAAGTTGAAGAGGGAGGATGGCCCCTCCCATAACCGACAGACTCTTACAGAG atctgtgtGTCTCGCTCCAGTGTCAGTGTGACCTACTACAGAAGTCTTGCTCCCTACtccatgtctgtcagaggacCGAGTGAGACAGTCCGTGTCAACG GAGACTGA
- the LOC112238077 gene encoding high mobility group nucleosome-binding domain-containing protein 3 isoform X7 has translation MPKRKSAEGAGAKDASKVTKQEVAKQEKPAPPKPVEVKPKKAIAKKPVDDKTMKGKKGGAKLKREDGPSHNRQTLTEICVSRSSVSVTYYRSLAPYSMSVRGPSETVRVNGD, from the exons ATGCCTAAAAGGAAG TCTGCCGAAGGGGCTGGTGCCAAGGACGCCTCTAAAGTCACTAAGCAGGAGGTCGCTAAGCAAGAG AAACCAGCTCCTCCCAAACCGGTTGAGGTCAAGCCTAAGAAGGCTATCGCCAAG AAGCCGGTGGACGACAAGACCATGAAGGGAAAGAAAGGAGGAGCTAAGTTGAAGAGGGAGGATGGCCCCTCCCATAACCGACAGACTCTTACAGAG atctgtgtGTCTCGCTCCAGTGTCAGTGTGACCTACTACAGAAGTCTTGCTCCCTACtccatgtctgtcagaggacCGAGTGAGACAGTCCGTGTCAACG GAGACTGA
- the LOC112238077 gene encoding high mobility group nucleosome-binding domain-containing protein 3 isoform X6: protein MPKRKSAEGAGAKDASKVTKQEVAKQEPTRRSERLSSKPAPPKPVEVKPKKAIAKPVDDKTMKGKKGGAKLKREDGPSHNRQTLTEICVSRSSVSVTYYRSLAPYSMSVRGPSETVRVNGD, encoded by the exons ATGCCTAAAAGGAAG TCTGCCGAAGGGGCTGGTGCCAAGGACGCCTCTAAAGTCACTAAGCAGGAGGTCGCTAAGCAAGAG ccCACCAGACGGTCAGAGAGGTTGTCATCG AAACCAGCTCCTCCCAAACCGGTTGAGGTCAAGCCTAAGAAGGCTATCGCCAAG CCGGTGGACGACAAGACCATGAAGGGAAAGAAAGGAGGAGCTAAGTTGAAGAGGGAGGATGGCCCCTCCCATAACCGACAGACTCTTACAGAG atctgtgtGTCTCGCTCCAGTGTCAGTGTGACCTACTACAGAAGTCTTGCTCCCTACtccatgtctgtcagaggacCGAGTGAGACAGTCCGTGTCAACG GAGACTGA
- the LOC112238077 gene encoding high mobility group nucleosome-binding domain-containing protein 3 isoform X2 translates to MPKRKSAEGAGAKDASKVTKQEVAKQEVAKQEVAKQEPTRRSERLSSKPAPPKPVEVKPKKAIAKPVDDKTMKGKKGGAKLKREDGPSHNRQTLTEICVSRSSVSVTYYRSLAPYSMSVRGPSETVRVNGD, encoded by the exons ATGCCTAAAAGGAAG TCTGCCGAAGGGGCTGGTGCCAAGGACGCCTCTAAAGTCACTAAGCAGGAGGTCGCTAAGCAAGAGGTCGCTAAGCAGGAGGTCGCTAAGCAAGAG ccCACCAGACGGTCAGAGAGGTTGTCATCG AAACCAGCTCCTCCCAAACCGGTTGAGGTCAAGCCTAAGAAGGCTATCGCCAAG CCGGTGGACGACAAGACCATGAAGGGAAAGAAAGGAGGAGCTAAGTTGAAGAGGGAGGATGGCCCCTCCCATAACCGACAGACTCTTACAGAG atctgtgtGTCTCGCTCCAGTGTCAGTGTGACCTACTACAGAAGTCTTGCTCCCTACtccatgtctgtcagaggacCGAGTGAGACAGTCCGTGTCAACG GAGACTGA
- the LOC112238077 gene encoding high mobility group nucleosome-binding domain-containing protein 3 isoform X10 — protein MPKRKSAEGAGAKDASKVTKQEVAKQEVAKQEVAKQEPTRRSERLSSKPAPPKPVEVKPKKAIAKPVDDKTMKGKKGGAKLKREDGPSHNRQTLTEETEAVGAGSDEEKA, from the exons ATGCCTAAAAGGAAG TCTGCCGAAGGGGCTGGTGCCAAGGACGCCTCTAAAGTCACTAAGCAGGAGGTCGCTAAGCAAGAGGTCGCTAAGCAGGAGGTCGCTAAGCAAGAG ccCACCAGACGGTCAGAGAGGTTGTCATCG AAACCAGCTCCTCCCAAACCGGTTGAGGTCAAGCCTAAGAAGGCTATCGCCAAG CCGGTGGACGACAAGACCATGAAGGGAAAGAAAGGAGGAGCTAAGTTGAAGAGGGAGGATGGCCCCTCCCATAACCGACAGACTCTTACAGAG GAGACTGAGGCTGTGGGGGCGGGGTCTGACGAGGAGAAGGCATGA
- the LOC112238077 gene encoding high mobility group nucleosome-binding domain-containing protein 3 isoform X5: MPKRKSAEGAGAKDASKVTKQEVAKQEVAKQEVAKQEKPAPPKPVEVKPKKAIAKPVDDKTMKGKKGGAKLKREDGPSHNRQTLTEICVSRSSVSVTYYRSLAPYSMSVRGPSETVRVNGD; encoded by the exons ATGCCTAAAAGGAAG TCTGCCGAAGGGGCTGGTGCCAAGGACGCCTCTAAAGTCACTAAGCAGGAGGTCGCTAAGCAAGAGGTCGCTAAGCAGGAGGTCGCTAAGCAAGAG AAACCAGCTCCTCCCAAACCGGTTGAGGTCAAGCCTAAGAAGGCTATCGCCAAG CCGGTGGACGACAAGACCATGAAGGGAAAGAAAGGAGGAGCTAAGTTGAAGAGGGAGGATGGCCCCTCCCATAACCGACAGACTCTTACAGAG atctgtgtGTCTCGCTCCAGTGTCAGTGTGACCTACTACAGAAGTCTTGCTCCCTACtccatgtctgtcagaggacCGAGTGAGACAGTCCGTGTCAACG GAGACTGA
- the LOC112238077 gene encoding high mobility group nucleosome-binding domain-containing protein 3 isoform X9, whose protein sequence is MPKRKSAEGAGAKDASKVTKQEVAKQEKPAPPKPVEVKPKKAIAKPVDDKTMKGKKGGAKLKREDGPSHNRQTLTEICVSRSSVSVTYYRSLAPYSMSVRGPSETVRVNGD, encoded by the exons ATGCCTAAAAGGAAG TCTGCCGAAGGGGCTGGTGCCAAGGACGCCTCTAAAGTCACTAAGCAGGAGGTCGCTAAGCAAGAG AAACCAGCTCCTCCCAAACCGGTTGAGGTCAAGCCTAAGAAGGCTATCGCCAAG CCGGTGGACGACAAGACCATGAAGGGAAAGAAAGGAGGAGCTAAGTTGAAGAGGGAGGATGGCCCCTCCCATAACCGACAGACTCTTACAGAG atctgtgtGTCTCGCTCCAGTGTCAGTGTGACCTACTACAGAAGTCTTGCTCCCTACtccatgtctgtcagaggacCGAGTGAGACAGTCCGTGTCAACG GAGACTGA